AGATAGATGAGATTGTTATATTTGGATCTAGAGCAAGAGGAGATTACAGTAGAGTTTCAGATATAGATATTGCGATAAAAGGTGATGTAGATAAAATTATGTATAAAATAAGAGATTATTTTGAGGAAAGTAGCATAATATATACTGTGGATGTTGTAAATTATATATCTATAAGCAATCAAGATTTTAAAGAGAATATAGATAGTGAAGGTGTAATTATTAATGGTTAAAGCTGTGGAGAAATCTACAGCTTTTTGCTTTATAGTTGACATATATGATATAATACTTCAGATTTAAATTTAATTATTTTATTGGAGGGTATATTTTGAAAAAATTATTACTTAGTTTTTTACTTATTTCGTCATTGGTTGTTGCTCAAGAAAAAGCGACACTACTATATTTTAATGACTCTCATGTGATTTATCCAGTTGTAGATAAGCATGGAGAGAGAGGAGGAGTTGCTAGAGCTAAAACTTTAGTTGATTCTGTAAAAAAAGAAAATAAAAATACTATAGTGCTTCAAGGTGGAGATTTAGGAGGGGGAGTTTTATTTGGAGCTGTTTATCATGGATTTCCAATGATTGAAGCTTTTAATAAAATGCCTATAGATATTTCAAATTTTGGACAACATGAGTTTGATTTTGGAGTAACTGAAGCTAGAAACTTAGTTAATAAATCTAAGTTTCAATGGATAAGTACTAACTTAAAAGAAAGCTCAGGAAAGCCTTTTAATAATTCTAAAGAGTATATTGTAAAAAAGATAGGAGATTTTAAAGTTGGATTTCTAGGAACTACTGATGGAATGGAAACAACAATTCAAACAACTGAAATTTATCAAGAGGATATAATAAAAAGCATTGGAGAAAATTTAGAAAAACTAAAAAAAGAAAAAGTTGATTTCATAGTTCTTTTAACTCAATCAGAACCAGAGCTTAATATAGAGATTTTAGAAAAATATCCAGAAATAAATGCAGTATTAGCAGAAGAAAAATCTGAAAAATATAATTTTGTGACATATGTAGGAGAAAAGCCAATTGTCTCTCCACAAGGAAATATGGGATCTATTGTAAAAATTGATATATTTAAAAATAAAGATGGAAAAATAAAACAAAATCTAGAATTTTTGCCAGTGGATAATTCTGTTCCTTCAGATAAGGAGATGTTAAAATTGGAAGAGTTTTATAAAGAAAAATTAGATAGAGATTTAGGAACTGTTATTGCAAAAAACAATGTAAAACTAGATTCAGGATTTGGAGAGAATCATCATGCTAGATATGAGGAAAGTAATGTAGGAAATCTAATAGCAGATGCTTATAAAAATCACTTTAATACAGAGATTGCATTTATGAATGGTGGAGGAATTAGAGCAAATATAGAATCTGGAGATTTTAGATTAAGAGATGCAATATCAATTCTTCCATTTTCAAATAAAGTTGGTGCTTTTAAATATAGTGGAAAAACTATAGTAGAAGCATTGGAACATGGAGTTAGTAGTGTGGATAAGAAAGCTGGAAGATTTTTGCAGGTTTCAGGAATGGAATATAGTTATAACCCCAAAAATGAAGTGGGATCAAGAGTAAGCAATGTTACTATAAATGGTAAACCTATTCAATTAGAAACTATTTATACAGTTGCTCTTCCTTTATACATAAAAAATGGAGGAGACGGGTTTCAAATGTTAAAAAATACTATGGGAGTAGTAGAGATAGATTCAGAAAAAAATATTGATTCAGATATCTTTATTGATTA
This region of Cetobacterium somerae ATCC BAA-474 genomic DNA includes:
- a CDS encoding nucleotidyltransferase family protein, with translation MKFGLKERELDEIKVLYYLFPEIDEIVIFGSRARGDYSRVSDIDIAIKGDVDKIMYKIRDYFEESSIIYTVDVVNYISISNQDFKENIDSEGVIING
- a CDS encoding bifunctional metallophosphatase/5'-nucleotidase, whose amino-acid sequence is MKKLLLSFLLISSLVVAQEKATLLYFNDSHVIYPVVDKHGERGGVARAKTLVDSVKKENKNTIVLQGGDLGGGVLFGAVYHGFPMIEAFNKMPIDISNFGQHEFDFGVTEARNLVNKSKFQWISTNLKESSGKPFNNSKEYIVKKIGDFKVGFLGTTDGMETTIQTTEIYQEDIIKSIGENLEKLKKEKVDFIVLLTQSEPELNIEILEKYPEINAVLAEEKSEKYNFVTYVGEKPIVSPQGNMGSIVKIDIFKNKDGKIKQNLEFLPVDNSVPSDKEMLKLEEFYKEKLDRDLGTVIAKNNVKLDSGFGENHHARYEESNVGNLIADAYKNHFNTEIAFMNGGGIRANIESGDFRLRDAISILPFSNKVGAFKYSGKTIVEALEHGVSSVDKKAGRFLQVSGMEYSYNPKNEVGSRVSNVTINGKPIQLETIYTVALPLYIKNGGDGFQMLKNTMGVVEIDSEKNIDSDIFIDYVKKIKVLNPKLEGRIVVK